Proteins from one Mycobacterium sp. HUMS_12744610 genomic window:
- the trmD gene encoding tRNA (guanosine(37)-N1)-methyltransferase TrmD: MRIDVVTIFPAYLDPLRQSLPGKAIESGVVDLRVHDLRRWTHDVHRSVDDAPYGGGPGMVMRAPVWGEALDEICSGETLLVVPTPAGALFTQATAQRWSAEAHLAFACGRYEGIDQRVVEDAARRMRVAEVSIGDYVLPGGESAAVVIIEAVLRLLPGVLGNPDSHRDDSHSPGLDRLLEGPSYTRPSSWRGLDVPEVLLSGDHARVAAWRRGVSLRRTRERRPDLCPPGD, from the coding sequence ATGAGAATCGACGTCGTCACGATCTTCCCGGCCTACCTGGACCCGCTGCGGCAGTCGTTGCCGGGCAAGGCGATCGAGTCGGGTGTGGTGGACCTGCGCGTACACGACCTGCGGCGCTGGACGCACGACGTGCACCGCTCGGTCGACGACGCGCCCTACGGCGGGGGCCCCGGGATGGTGATGCGGGCTCCGGTGTGGGGAGAGGCGCTGGACGAGATCTGTTCCGGCGAGACGCTGTTGGTGGTGCCCACGCCCGCCGGTGCGCTGTTCACCCAGGCCACCGCCCAGCGCTGGAGCGCCGAGGCGCACCTGGCGTTCGCCTGCGGCCGCTACGAGGGCATCGACCAGCGGGTCGTCGAGGACGCCGCCCGCCGCATGCGGGTCGCGGAGGTCTCGATCGGCGACTACGTGCTGCCGGGCGGGGAGTCGGCGGCGGTCGTGATCATCGAGGCGGTGCTGCGGTTGCTACCCGGCGTCCTGGGCAACCCCGACTCGCACCGGGACGATTCGCACTCGCCCGGCCTGGACCGGCTGCTGGAGGGTCCCAGCTACACCCGCCCATCCAGCTGGCGGGGGCTCGACGTCCCCGAGGTGCTGCTGTCCGGGGACCACGCCCGGGTGGCCGCCTGGCGCCGGGGGGTCTCCCTGCGCCGGACCCGCGAACGCCGCCCGGACCTGTGCCCGCCGGGCGACTAG
- the rimM gene encoding ribosome maturation factor RimM (Essential for efficient processing of 16S rRNA), with product MELTVGRVVKAHGIGGEVVVEVRTDDPAARFAPGTALRARDARGGAPERSYVVDSAREHGGRLLVRLAGVADRDAAEALRGSLFVVDSADLPPIDPVDEPDTYYDHQLEGLRVRTTTGAHVGVVVEVLHTAAGELLAVRPPDGGEVLVPFVGAIVTSVSLPDGVVEIDPPEGLLDLA from the coding sequence TTGGAGTTGACCGTCGGGCGCGTGGTCAAGGCGCACGGCATCGGCGGCGAGGTGGTCGTCGAGGTCCGCACCGACGACCCCGCCGCCCGGTTCGCCCCGGGCACCGCGTTGCGCGCCAGAGACGCCCGCGGCGGCGCACCGGAGCGCAGCTACGTCGTGGACAGCGCGCGCGAGCACGGCGGGCGGCTGCTGGTGCGGCTGGCCGGCGTCGCCGACCGGGACGCCGCCGAGGCGCTGCGCGGCAGCTTGTTCGTCGTCGACTCCGCCGATCTGCCGCCGATCGACCCGGTCGACGAACCGGACACCTACTACGACCACCAGCTCGAAGGCCTGCGCGTGCGCACCACGACGGGTGCCCACGTCGGCGTCGTCGTCGAGGTGCTGCACACCGCGGCCGGTGAGTTGCTCGCGGTGCGCCCGCCCGACGGCGGGGAGGTGCTGGTGCCGTTCGTCGGCGCGATCGTCACGTCGGTGTCGTTGCCGGACGGCGTCGTCGAGATCGATCCGCCCGAGGGTCTTTTAGATCTGGCATGA
- a CDS encoding RNA-binding protein, translating into MGTVVVDAVEHLVRGIVDNPDDVRVDMVTSRRGRTVEVHVHPDDLGKVIGRGGRTATALRTLVAGIGGRGIRVDVVDTDQ; encoded by the coding sequence GTGGGCACCGTCGTCGTCGACGCAGTCGAGCACCTGGTCCGCGGGATCGTCGACAACCCGGACGACGTCCGGGTGGACATGGTGACCAGCCGGCGCGGGCGCACCGTCGAGGTCCACGTCCACCCCGACGACCTGGGCAAGGTGATCGGTCGCGGCGGTCGCACCGCGACCGCGCTGCGCACGCTGGTCGCCGGCATCGGCGGTCGCGGCATCCGCGTCGACGTCGTGGACACCGACCAGTAG
- the rpsP gene encoding 30S ribosomal protein S16, translating into MAVKIKLTRLGKIRNPQYRIAVADARTRRDGRSIEVIGRYHPKEEPSLIEIDSERAQYWLSVGAQPTEPVLKLLKITGDWQKFKGLPGAEGTLKVKPPKPSKLELFNAALAEAEGGPTTEAAKPKKKAPAKTAAKAEAAAETPAEAPAEGEQPEPASPAAES; encoded by the coding sequence ATGGCTGTCAAGATCAAGCTCACCCGGCTTGGAAAGATCCGCAACCCCCAGTACCGCATCGCCGTCGCCGACGCCCGCACGCGGCGCGACGGCCGTTCGATCGAGGTCATCGGCCGCTACCACCCGAAGGAGGAACCGAGCCTGATCGAGATCGACTCCGAGCGCGCGCAGTACTGGCTGTCGGTCGGCGCCCAGCCCACCGAGCCGGTCCTCAAGCTGCTCAAGATCACCGGCGACTGGCAGAAGTTCAAGGGCCTCCCGGGCGCCGAGGGCACCCTGAAGGTCAAGCCACCCAAGCCCAGCAAGCTGGAGCTGTTCAACGCCGCGCTGGCCGAGGCCGAGGGCGGCCCGACCACCGAGGCCGCCAAGCCCAAGAAGAAGGCCCCCGCCAAGACGGCGGCCAAGGCCGAGGCCGCCGCAGAGACGCCTGCCGAGGCGCCTGCCGAAGGCGAGCAGCCCGAGCCGGCCTCGCCCGCCGCGGAAAGCTGA
- a CDS encoding nuclear transport factor 2 family protein has protein sequence MLSLAEISDRLEIQQLLVDYSTAIDNRRFDDLDRVFTPDAYIDYRALGGIDGRFPEVKKWLSEVLPNFPVYAHMLGNFSVRIDGDTASSRVICFNPMVLGGESDQVLFCGLWYDDEFARTPDGWRMSRRVETKVFQKVM, from the coding sequence ATGCTGAGCCTGGCCGAGATCTCCGACCGCCTCGAGATCCAACAGCTTCTGGTGGACTACTCCACCGCCATCGACAACCGGCGCTTCGACGACCTGGACCGGGTTTTCACCCCGGACGCCTACATCGACTACCGGGCGCTCGGCGGGATCGACGGCCGCTTCCCCGAGGTGAAGAAGTGGCTCTCGGAGGTGCTGCCGAACTTCCCGGTGTACGCGCACATGCTCGGCAACTTCTCGGTCCGCATCGACGGTGACACCGCTTCGTCGCGGGTGATCTGCTTCAACCCGATGGTGCTGGGCGGCGAGAGCGACCAGGTGCTGTTCTGCGGGCTCTGGTACGACGACGAGTTCGCCCGCACCCCTGACGGCTGGCGGATGAGCCGCCGCGTCGAGACGAAGGTCTTTCAGAAAGTCATGTGA
- a CDS encoding D-alanyl-D-alanine carboxypeptidase family protein → MRKLIAALAAALVIGAGGVDAVGAPAARADSMQPVGSVPIPDGPAQTWIVADLDSGEVLAGRDQDVQHPPASTIKVLLALVALDQVSLDSTVVADAADADVECSCVGIKPGRSYTARQLLDAILLVSGNDAANTLAHLMGGADATVAAMNAKAASLGATSTHASTPSGLDGPGGSGATTAHDLAVIFRAALANPVFAQITAEPSAMFPGDHGERPIVNRDELLQRYPGAIGGKTGFTNAARKTFVGAAARGGRRLVIAMMYGLVHEGGPTYWDQAANLLDWGFALNPETGIGSL, encoded by the coding sequence ATGCGGAAGCTCATCGCCGCACTCGCCGCGGCGCTCGTGATCGGTGCCGGCGGGGTCGATGCGGTCGGCGCCCCGGCGGCCCGCGCCGACAGCATGCAGCCGGTCGGCTCGGTGCCGATCCCCGACGGCCCGGCCCAGACCTGGATCGTGGCCGACCTCGACAGCGGTGAGGTGCTCGCCGGCCGCGACCAGGATGTGCAACACCCACCCGCGAGCACCATCAAGGTGCTGTTGGCGCTGGTGGCGCTCGACCAGGTGAGCCTGGACTCGACCGTGGTCGCCGACGCCGCCGACGCCGACGTCGAATGCAGCTGTGTGGGCATCAAACCGGGCCGCAGCTACACCGCACGCCAGCTGCTGGACGCCATCCTGCTGGTGTCGGGCAACGATGCGGCCAACACGCTGGCGCACCTGATGGGCGGCGCCGACGCAACCGTCGCCGCGATGAACGCCAAGGCCGCCTCCCTGGGGGCGACGAGCACGCACGCGTCGACGCCGTCCGGCCTGGACGGGCCCGGCGGGTCCGGCGCGACCACCGCGCACGACCTGGCCGTCATCTTCCGCGCCGCCCTGGCCAACCCGGTGTTCGCGCAGATCACCGCCGAACCGTCGGCGATGTTCCCCGGCGATCACGGCGAGCGACCGATCGTCAACCGCGACGAGCTGCTGCAGCGCTACCCCGGCGCGATCGGTGGCAAGACGGGCTTCACCAACGCGGCCCGCAAGACGTTCGTCGGCGCCGCCGCCCGCGGCGGGCGGCGGCTGGTGATCGCGATGATGTACGGGCTGGTCCACGAGGGCGGCCCGACGTATTGGGATCAGGCCGCCAACCTGCTGGATTGGGGTTTCGCGCTGAACCCGGAGACGGGCATCGGCTCGCTGTAG
- a CDS encoding TetR/AcrR family transcriptional regulator — protein sequence MARTQQQRREETVARLLEASIATIVEVGYARASAAVITKRAGVSVGALFRHFETMGDFMAATASEVLRRQLETFTKRVAEIPADRPALEAALTILRDLTASPTNAVLYELLVAARTDEKLRETLQHELGQYRAKIHDAARALPGAESFPQDTFPVVVALMTNVFDGATVVEGVLPQPDIAERRVAVLAALLTAALPGQ from the coding sequence GTGGCCCGCACCCAGCAGCAGCGCCGCGAGGAGACCGTCGCGCGACTCCTCGAGGCGAGCATCGCCACCATCGTCGAGGTGGGCTATGCCCGCGCGTCGGCGGCGGTGATCACCAAACGCGCCGGGGTGTCCGTCGGGGCCCTGTTCCGCCACTTCGAGACGATGGGCGACTTCATGGCCGCCACGGCGTCCGAGGTGCTGCGCCGCCAGCTGGAAACCTTCACCAAGCGCGTCGCCGAAATCCCCGCCGACCGGCCCGCGCTGGAAGCGGCGCTGACGATCCTGCGGGACCTCACCGCCAGCCCCACCAACGCGGTGCTCTACGAGCTGTTGGTCGCCGCCCGCACCGACGAAAAGCTCCGGGAGACGCTGCAACACGAGCTCGGCCAGTACCGGGCCAAGATTCACGACGCCGCCCGGGCGCTGCCCGGCGCCGAGAGCTTCCCGCAGGACACGTTCCCGGTCGTGGTGGCGCTGATGACCAACGTGTTCGACGGGGCCACCGTGGTCGAGGGGGTGCTGCCGCAGCCGGACATCGCGGAGCGCCGGGTCGCGGTCCTCGCGGCCCTGCTCACCGCGGCGCTGCCCGGCCAGTAA
- a CDS encoding N-acyl-D-amino-acid deacylase family protein, which yields MLGSVAPLRNLEAPVTYDVIIRDGLWFDGTGRPPRTRTLGIRDGLVVAVVGPADGPLDETGCPEVIDAAGKWVVPGFIDVHTHYDAEVLLDPGLPESVRHGVTTVLLGNCSLSTVYADSEDAADLFSRVEAVPREYVHGALASRRTWSTAAEYVEAIDALPLGPNVGSLLGHSDLRAAVLGLDRATDAGAQPTAAELEKMAALLDDALDAGMLGMSGMDAAIDKLDGDRFRSRALPSTFATWRERRKLIDVLRRRGRMLQSAPDIKNPASGLLFFLASSRIFGRGRGVRMSMLVSADAKSMPLAAHTFGLGTRILNKLLGSDVRFQHLPVPFELYSDGIDLPVFEEFGAGTAALHLRDQLQRNELLADQSYRRRFRREFDRRKLGPSLWHRDFHDAVIVECPDRSLIGKSFGAIADERGLHPLDAFLDVLVDNGERNVRWTTTVANHRPRQLDKLAAEPSLHMGFSDAGAHLRNMAFYNFALRLLKRTRDAERAGAPFLSVQGAVHRLTGELADWFGIDAGTLREGDRADFVVIDPAGLDESVDAYHEEAVPHYGGLRRMVNRNDGAVVATGVGGAVVFRAGRFRDGYGRTVRSGRYLRAGARRGSPAVSA from the coding sequence ATGCTAGGTTCGGTGGCACCCTTACGAAATTTGGAGGCCCCGGTGACCTACGACGTGATCATCCGCGACGGCCTGTGGTTCGACGGCACCGGCAGGCCGCCGCGAACCCGCACGCTCGGGATTCGCGACGGCCTGGTGGTCGCCGTGGTCGGCCCCGCCGACGGCCCGCTCGACGAGACCGGCTGCCCCGAGGTGATCGACGCGGCGGGCAAGTGGGTCGTACCCGGCTTCATCGACGTGCACACCCACTACGACGCCGAGGTGCTGCTGGACCCCGGCCTGCCCGAGTCGGTGCGCCACGGTGTGACCACTGTGTTGCTGGGCAACTGCTCGTTGTCGACGGTGTACGCCGACTCCGAGGACGCCGCCGACCTGTTCAGCCGCGTCGAGGCGGTGCCGCGCGAGTACGTCCACGGCGCCCTGGCGTCCCGGCGGACCTGGTCGACGGCCGCCGAATACGTCGAGGCGATCGACGCCCTGCCGCTCGGGCCCAACGTCGGCTCCCTGCTCGGGCATTCGGACCTGCGGGCCGCGGTGCTCGGACTCGACCGCGCCACCGACGCCGGCGCGCAGCCCACCGCGGCCGAACTCGAGAAGATGGCGGCGTTGCTCGACGACGCGCTGGACGCCGGAATGCTCGGCATGTCGGGGATGGACGCCGCGATCGACAAGCTCGACGGCGACCGGTTCCGGTCGCGCGCGCTGCCGTCGACCTTCGCGACCTGGCGGGAACGGCGCAAGCTGATCGACGTGCTGCGCCGGCGCGGGCGGATGCTGCAGAGCGCCCCCGACATCAAAAACCCGGCGTCGGGGCTGCTGTTCTTCCTGGCGAGCAGCCGGATCTTCGGCCGCGGCAGGGGAGTCCGGATGAGCATGCTGGTGTCGGCCGACGCCAAGTCGATGCCGCTGGCCGCGCACACCTTCGGTCTGGGCACCCGGATACTGAACAAGCTACTGGGCTCTGACGTGCGGTTCCAGCATCTGCCCGTCCCGTTCGAGCTGTACTCGGACGGGATCGACCTGCCGGTGTTCGAGGAGTTCGGTGCCGGGACCGCGGCCCTGCACCTGCGCGACCAGTTGCAGCGCAACGAACTGCTGGCCGACCAGTCTTATCGCCGCCGGTTCCGGCGCGAGTTCGACCGGCGCAAGCTCGGGCCGTCGTTGTGGCACCGCGACTTCCACGACGCGGTGATCGTCGAGTGCCCCGACCGCTCGTTGATCGGCAAGAGCTTCGGGGCCATCGCCGACGAACGCGGGCTGCACCCGCTCGATGCCTTCCTCGACGTGCTCGTCGACAACGGCGAGCGCAACGTCCGCTGGACCACCACCGTCGCCAACCACCGGCCCCGACAGCTCGACAAGCTCGCCGCCGAGCCCAGCCTGCACATGGGCTTCTCCGACGCCGGCGCACACCTGCGCAACATGGCCTTCTACAACTTCGCCCTGCGGCTGCTCAAGCGCACTCGGGACGCCGAACGCGCGGGCGCGCCGTTTTTGTCCGTCCAGGGCGCGGTGCACCGCCTGACCGGCGAGCTGGCGGACTGGTTCGGCATCGACGCCGGCACGCTGCGCGAAGGCGACCGCGCCGACTTCGTGGTGATCGACCCCGCCGGCCTGGACGAGTCGGTCGACGCCTACCACGAGGAGGCGGTGCCCCACTACGGCGGCCTGCGGCGCATGGTCAACCGCAACGACGGCGCCGTGGTCGCGACGGGCGTGGGTGGCGCCGTCGTCTTCCGGGCAGGCCGGTTCAGGGACGGCTACGGCCGGACCGTCAGGTCGGGCCGCTACCTGCGGGCGGGCGCGCGGCGCGGGTCCCCGGCCGTGAGCGCCTGA
- a CDS encoding serine/threonine-protein kinase translates to MALPSGATFAGYIVARRLGSGATGTVYLAQDPRSSRWQALKVLSPALSGDGELRRRFHAETPIAASLYHPHIVRVNDRGEFEGQLWVAMDYVDGVNAAQLMAGRFPAVSPVGEALAVVNALAEALDYAHQRGLLHRNVKPANVFLTGRDEGEPGILLSDFGVAVPIGEPARTAAYGSPEQLTGSDIDGRADQYALAATAFHLLTGAPLAAGSPPRLSEQRPELARLDEVFARALAPRAADRFARCADFAVAANAQAGLAPGDRGPEAVLVADYPAYAWPESDDAHGGARPAAGAWGGRPAGPSGAAAPAAPPARPPRAVPARRGLRKAAVRVVAVALVAGLVALGLVIGRRNQPAPAQGAGRTAPPSASAGGTRATSPPAVPVPLDGTYSIDVERTKQTYNYAADPQPPDVTTWWAFRSSCAPQSCTAAATRLDDTGHLREVSPGAPLFLAYGDGRWQSLPVDIRFPCIGSDGLRQKQTATLVLTLQPRAHGDFAGEETLTVQTNECGQRSAVIRIPAVASPHGGVPPGVTVPDPTAGPAGPEGMAPAPVGPGAVPSGKPHP, encoded by the coding sequence ATGGCGTTGCCCAGCGGCGCGACATTCGCCGGATACATCGTGGCTCGGAGGCTGGGCTCCGGAGCGACCGGCACGGTGTATCTGGCCCAGGATCCTCGATCGTCGCGTTGGCAGGCGCTCAAGGTGCTGTCGCCGGCGCTGTCGGGCGACGGCGAACTGCGCCGCCGGTTTCACGCCGAGACCCCGATCGCCGCGAGCCTCTATCACCCGCACATCGTGCGCGTGAACGACCGTGGCGAGTTCGAGGGACAGCTCTGGGTCGCCATGGACTACGTCGACGGCGTCAACGCCGCGCAGCTGATGGCCGGCCGGTTTCCCGCGGTGTCGCCGGTCGGCGAGGCGCTCGCGGTGGTCAACGCCCTCGCCGAGGCGCTCGACTACGCGCACCAGCGCGGCCTGCTGCACCGCAACGTCAAGCCGGCCAACGTCTTCCTGACCGGCCGGGACGAGGGCGAGCCCGGGATCCTGTTGTCCGACTTCGGCGTCGCTGTGCCGATCGGGGAGCCCGCCAGGACGGCGGCCTACGGGTCGCCCGAGCAGTTGACGGGCTCCGACATCGACGGGCGCGCCGACCAGTACGCGCTGGCGGCCACCGCGTTTCACCTGCTGACCGGTGCGCCGCTGGCGGCCGGCTCGCCGCCGCGGCTCAGCGAGCAGCGCCCGGAGCTGGCCCGCCTCGACGAGGTGTTCGCCAGGGCGCTCGCCCCGCGGGCCGCCGACCGGTTCGCGCGGTGCGCCGACTTCGCCGTCGCGGCCAACGCGCAAGCGGGCCTCGCACCCGGCGACCGCGGTCCGGAAGCGGTCCTGGTCGCCGACTATCCCGCCTATGCCTGGCCCGAGTCCGACGACGCACACGGCGGCGCGCGGCCGGCGGCAGGGGCGTGGGGCGGGCGACCGGCCGGTCCCTCCGGCGCGGCCGCACCGGCCGCACCGCCCGCGCGTCCCCCGCGGGCGGTGCCGGCCAGGCGCGGCTTACGCAAGGCCGCAGTGCGGGTCGTGGCGGTGGCGCTGGTCGCCGGACTGGTCGCGCTGGGTCTCGTGATCGGGCGCAGGAACCAACCGGCCCCGGCTCAGGGCGCCGGCCGTACAGCGCCGCCGTCGGCCTCGGCCGGCGGGACCCGTGCCACCTCGCCGCCCGCCGTCCCGGTTCCGCTGGACGGCACGTACAGCATCGACGTCGAACGCACGAAGCAGACCTACAACTACGCCGCCGACCCGCAACCCCCGGACGTGACCACCTGGTGGGCATTCCGCTCGTCGTGCGCGCCGCAGTCCTGCACCGCGGCCGCCACCCGGCTGGACGACACCGGTCACCTGCGCGAGGTGTCACCCGGTGCGCCGCTGTTCCTGGCGTACGGGGACGGTCGATGGCAGTCCTTGCCGGTCGACATCCGGTTCCCGTGCATCGGATCGGACGGATTACGCCAGAAGCAGACCGCGACGTTGGTGTTGACGCTGCAACCGCGGGCGCACGGCGACTTCGCCGGTGAAGAGACCCTCACCGTGCAGACCAACGAATGCGGCCAGCGCTCGGCGGTCATCCGCATCCCCGCGGTGGCCAGCCCGCACGGCGGGGTGCCGCCGGGGGTGACGGTGCCCGACCCGACCGCCGGGCCGGCCGGCCCCGAAGGGATGGCGCCGGCGCCCGTCGGGCCGGGCGCGGTGCCGTCGGGCAAGCCCCATCCCTGA
- a CDS encoding metal-dependent hydrolase family protein — translation MRLHVRGRGLPDEAEVELWVVDGRISTEPAAGADTFFDGGWILPGLVDAHCHVGLGKHGEIELDEAIAQAETERDAGALLLRDCGSPTDTRTLDDRADLPRIIRAGRHLARPKRYIAGFAVELEDESQLPAAVAEEAARGDGWIKLVGDWIDRGVGDLAPLWSEDVLRAAIDAAHAHGARVTAHVFSEDALPGLINAGIDCIEHGTGLTDDNIALMLEHGTALVPTLINLENFPGIADAATRYPTYAAHMRDLYARGYERIAAAREAGVPVYAGTDAGSMVAHGRIGDEVEALTRIGMSPTEALGAACWDARRWLGRPGLEHGAPADLLCYSRDPRLGPDVLAAPDLVILRGNAFRAGVAAEAGRASRPARE, via the coding sequence GTGCGCCTGCACGTGCGGGGCCGGGGGCTGCCCGATGAGGCCGAGGTCGAACTGTGGGTCGTCGACGGCCGCATCAGCACCGAACCGGCCGCCGGGGCCGACACCTTTTTTGACGGCGGCTGGATCCTGCCCGGCCTGGTGGACGCGCACTGCCACGTCGGGCTCGGCAAGCACGGCGAGATCGAACTCGACGAGGCGATCGCCCAGGCCGAGACCGAACGCGACGCCGGGGCGCTGCTGTTGCGCGACTGCGGCTCGCCGACCGACACCCGCACCCTCGACGACCGCGCCGACCTGCCCCGCATCATCCGGGCCGGCAGGCACCTGGCCCGGCCCAAGCGTTATATCGCCGGCTTCGCCGTCGAGCTCGAGGACGAGTCGCAGCTGCCGGCGGCCGTCGCCGAGGAGGCCGCCCGCGGCGACGGCTGGATCAAGCTGGTCGGCGACTGGATCGACCGCGGCGTCGGCGACCTCGCGCCGCTGTGGTCCGAGGACGTGCTGCGGGCCGCGATCGACGCCGCGCACGCCCACGGCGCCCGCGTCACCGCCCACGTCTTCAGCGAGGACGCGCTGCCGGGCCTGATCAACGCCGGCATCGACTGCATCGAGCACGGCACCGGCCTCACCGACGACAACATCGCCCTGATGCTCGAGCACGGCACGGCGCTGGTGCCCACGCTGATCAACCTCGAGAACTTCCCCGGGATCGCCGATGCCGCGACGCGGTATCCGACCTACGCCGCGCACATGCGCGACCTTTATGCCCGCGGCTACGAGCGGATCGCGGCCGCGCGGGAGGCGGGGGTGCCGGTGTATGCCGGCACCGACGCGGGCAGCATGGTCGCCCACGGCCGCATCGGCGACGAGGTCGAGGCCCTCACGCGCATCGGCATGAGCCCGACCGAGGCGCTGGGCGCGGCGTGCTGGGACGCCCGCCGCTGGCTGGGCAGGCCCGGCCTCGAGCACGGGGCGCCGGCCGACCTGCTGTGCTACTCGCGCGACCCTCGGCTAGGGCCCGATGTACTCGCTGCGCCGGACCTTGTGATACTGCGCGGCAACGCGTTTCGTGCCGGGGTCGCCGCGGAGGCCGGGCGCGCGTCGCGTCCGGCGAGGGAATAG
- the ffh gene encoding signal recognition particle protein codes for MFESLSDRLTGALAGLRGKGRLTDADIDATTREIRLALLEADVSLPVVRAFVNRIKERARGAEVSGALNPAQQVVKIVNDELVGILGGQTRQLAYAKSPPTVVMLAGLQGSGKTTLAGKLAAWLRGQGHTPLLVACDLQRPAAVNQLQVVGQRAGVPVFAPHPGAGSPDPDVGPPDPVAVAAAGLAEARAKHFDVVIVDTAGRLGIDDELMAQAAAIRTAVDPDEVLFVLDAMVGQDAVTTAEAFREGVGFTGVVLTKLDGDARGGAALSVREVTGVPILFASTGEKLEDFDVFHPDRMASRILGMGDVLSLIEQAEQVFDAEQAEAAAAKIGTGELTLEDFLEQMLAIRKMGPIGNLLGMLPGAGQMKDALAAVDDTQLDRLQAIIRGMTPQERADPKIINASRRLRIANGSGVTVAEVNQLVDRFFEARKMMSSMLGGMGIPGMGRKSATRKSKQAKGKAGKKGKKGARGPTPPKAKSPFGAGMPGMPAGFPDLSQMPDGLNELPPGLADFDLSKLKFPGNPGRK; via the coding sequence GTGTTTGAATCCCTGTCTGACCGGTTGACCGGTGCGCTGGCGGGACTGCGCGGCAAGGGGCGGCTGACCGACGCCGACATCGACGCCACCACCCGCGAAATCCGGCTCGCCCTGCTGGAGGCCGACGTCTCGCTGCCCGTGGTGCGGGCGTTCGTCAACCGGATCAAGGAGCGCGCCCGCGGCGCCGAGGTGTCCGGCGCCCTCAACCCGGCGCAACAGGTCGTCAAGATCGTCAACGACGAACTCGTCGGCATCCTCGGCGGCCAGACCCGCCAGCTGGCCTACGCCAAGTCCCCGCCCACGGTCGTGATGCTCGCCGGCCTGCAGGGCTCCGGCAAGACGACGCTGGCCGGCAAGCTCGCGGCCTGGCTGCGCGGCCAGGGGCACACGCCCCTGCTGGTGGCCTGCGACCTGCAGCGCCCGGCCGCGGTGAACCAGCTTCAGGTCGTCGGCCAGCGGGCCGGGGTGCCGGTGTTCGCGCCGCATCCCGGCGCCGGATCACCGGATCCCGACGTCGGCCCGCCCGACCCCGTCGCCGTCGCGGCCGCCGGGCTCGCCGAGGCCCGCGCCAAGCACTTCGACGTCGTCATCGTCGACACCGCCGGACGGTTGGGGATCGACGACGAGCTGATGGCCCAGGCCGCGGCCATCCGCACCGCCGTCGACCCCGACGAGGTGCTGTTCGTCCTGGACGCGATGGTCGGGCAGGACGCCGTCACCACCGCCGAGGCGTTCCGCGAGGGTGTCGGTTTCACCGGCGTGGTGCTGACCAAGCTCGACGGCGACGCCCGCGGTGGCGCCGCGTTGTCGGTCCGCGAGGTGACCGGGGTGCCGATCCTGTTCGCCTCCACTGGGGAGAAGCTCGAGGACTTCGACGTCTTCCACCCCGACCGGATGGCCAGCCGCATCCTGGGCATGGGCGACGTGCTGAGCCTGATCGAACAGGCCGAGCAGGTCTTCGACGCCGAGCAGGCCGAGGCGGCCGCCGCCAAGATCGGCACCGGCGAGCTGACCCTCGAGGACTTCCTGGAACAGATGCTGGCCATCCGCAAGATGGGGCCGATCGGCAACCTGCTGGGCATGCTGCCGGGCGCCGGCCAGATGAAGGACGCCCTGGCCGCCGTCGACGACACGCAACTCGACCGGCTGCAGGCCATCATCCGCGGGATGACGCCGCAGGAGCGCGCGGACCCGAAGATCATCAACGCGTCCCGGCGGCTGCGCATCGCCAACGGCTCGGGTGTGACGGTCGCCGAGGTCAACCAGCTGGTCGACCGCTTCTTCGAGGCTCGCAAGATGATGTCGTCGATGCTCGGCGGCATGGGCATCCCCGGCATGGGCCGCAAGTCCGCGACGCGAAAGAGCAAACAGGCCAAGGGCAAGGCCGGCAAGAAGGGCAAGAAGGGGGCGCGCGGCCCCACGCCGCCCAAGGCGAAGAGCCCGTTCGGGGCGGGCATGCCGGGAATGCCGGCGGGATTTCCGGATCTGTCGCAGATGCCCGACGGCCTCAACGAGCTCCCGCCCGGACTGGCCGATTTCGACCTGTCCAAGCTGAAGTTCCCGGGCAACCCAGGAAGGAAGTAG